From Paenibacillus polymyxa, the proteins below share one genomic window:
- the rpoC gene encoding DNA-directed RNA polymerase subunit beta': MLDVNNFEYMKIGLASPEKIRSWSRGEVKKPETINYRTLKPEKEGLFCEKIFGPTKDWECHCGKYKRVRYKGVVCDRCGVEVTRAKVRRERMGHIELAAPVSHIWYFKGIPSRMGLALDMSPRSLEEIIYFASYVVTDPGDTPLEKKQLLSEKEYRSYREKYGYGFQAGMGAEAVKKLLQDLDIDKELEFLKEELRTAQGQRRNRAIKRLEVIEAFRNSGNQPDWMIMDVLPVIPPELRPMVQLDGGRFATSDLNDLYRRVINRNNRLKRLLDLGAPDIIVQSEKRMLQEAVDALIDNGRRGRPVTGPGNRPLKSLSHMLKGKQGRFRQNLLGKRVDYSGRSVIVVGPYLKMYQCGLPKEMALELFKPFVMKELVNKGLAHNIKSAKRKVERVSAEVWDVLEEVIKEHPVLLNRAPTLHRLGIQAFEPILVEGRAIRLHPLVCTAYNADFDGDQMAVHVPLSAEAQAEARLLMLASGNILNPKDGKPVVTPSQDMVLGSFYLTMDNKEEEGSNMILRNPNEAISAYQRGTAGLHARVAIPVKALNKTSFTEKQQDAMLITTVGKIIFNEIFPASFPYINDATRANLLYGTAEEFFVYDKGVNLTEAIQNAPQASGVGKDYLGNIIARCFEIYHTTETAVILDKIKQLGFTYSTRAGVTVAVADVVVPQEKQDILKASDDKAQVVTNQYRRGLITNEERYDRIIDIWSKAKDDITDILMKSMDRYNSIMMMVDSKARGNKSQITQLGGMRGLMANPSGRIIELPIKSNFREGLTVLEYFISTHGARKGLADTALRTADSGYLTRRLVDVAQDVIVREDDCGTDKGFTVSRIQDGKEVIEDLYDRLEGRYCFETVRHPETGEILARRNELIDSNKAEAIVKAGVDKVQIRSVLSCRAKHGVCKKCYGRNLATGKHVEIGEAVGIIAAQSIGEPGTQLTMRTFHTGGVAGDDITQGLPRIQELFEARNPKGQATISEIDGVVKEVREGKDRREIDIQGEAETKTYSVTYGSRLRVSEGMTVEAGDELTDGSIDPKEMLRIKGIRGVQNYILQEVQRVYRNQGVEINDKHVEVMIRQMLRKIRIIDAGDTTLLPGSFVDVHEYENANKIAILSGQEPAVAKPVLLGITKASLETDSFLSAASFQETTRVLTDAAIKGKVDQLLGLKENVIIGKLIPAGTGMNRYRSVKFAQPEEGQSSSEELEPISAE; the protein is encoded by the coding sequence TTGTTGGACGTTAACAATTTCGAATATATGAAAATCGGGCTTGCTTCCCCCGAAAAGATTCGTTCTTGGTCCCGCGGAGAAGTCAAAAAACCGGAGACGATTAACTATCGTACGCTTAAACCGGAAAAAGAAGGACTATTTTGCGAGAAAATTTTCGGACCTACGAAAGATTGGGAATGTCACTGTGGTAAGTACAAACGTGTACGCTATAAAGGTGTTGTCTGTGACCGCTGTGGAGTAGAAGTTACTCGCGCTAAGGTTCGCCGTGAGCGTATGGGCCACATTGAGTTGGCAGCTCCTGTATCGCACATTTGGTACTTCAAAGGCATTCCGAGTCGTATGGGTCTTGCTCTTGATATGTCTCCAAGATCTTTGGAAGAGATCATTTACTTCGCATCTTATGTTGTAACCGATCCAGGAGATACGCCTTTGGAGAAAAAGCAACTCCTGTCCGAGAAAGAATACCGCAGCTATCGTGAGAAATATGGCTACGGATTCCAGGCAGGAATGGGTGCTGAAGCGGTTAAAAAGCTTCTTCAAGATTTAGATATAGACAAAGAATTGGAATTTTTGAAAGAAGAGCTGCGTACAGCTCAAGGGCAACGTCGAAACCGTGCGATCAAGCGCCTTGAAGTTATTGAGGCATTCCGTAACTCTGGCAACCAACCGGATTGGATGATCATGGACGTACTGCCTGTTATTCCTCCTGAGCTTCGTCCAATGGTACAGTTGGATGGTGGACGTTTTGCTACTTCTGACCTTAATGATCTGTATCGTCGTGTTATTAACCGTAATAACCGTCTGAAACGCTTGTTAGATCTGGGTGCGCCAGATATTATCGTGCAAAGTGAAAAACGGATGCTGCAGGAAGCTGTTGACGCTCTGATTGATAATGGTCGTCGTGGTCGTCCTGTTACAGGTCCGGGTAATCGTCCTTTGAAATCCCTCAGCCACATGCTGAAAGGTAAACAAGGACGTTTCCGTCAAAACTTGCTCGGTAAACGTGTTGACTACTCCGGTCGTTCCGTTATCGTAGTAGGTCCGTACTTGAAGATGTACCAATGCGGTCTGCCAAAAGAGATGGCGCTGGAGCTGTTCAAACCTTTTGTTATGAAAGAACTTGTTAACAAAGGTTTGGCACACAACATTAAGAGTGCGAAGCGTAAAGTAGAGCGTGTGAGTGCTGAAGTGTGGGATGTGCTCGAAGAAGTAATCAAAGAACATCCGGTTCTTCTAAACCGTGCCCCTACGCTGCATAGATTGGGTATTCAAGCGTTTGAACCGATCTTGGTTGAAGGTCGTGCGATTCGTTTGCATCCACTCGTATGTACGGCGTATAATGCCGACTTTGACGGTGACCAAATGGCGGTTCACGTTCCGTTGTCTGCAGAAGCTCAAGCGGAAGCTCGTTTGCTCATGCTGGCATCCGGCAACATTTTGAATCCAAAAGACGGCAAGCCTGTTGTTACCCCTTCCCAGGATATGGTCCTTGGTTCATTCTATTTGACTATGGACAACAAGGAAGAAGAGGGAAGTAACATGATCCTTCGCAACCCGAATGAGGCTATCTCGGCTTATCAACGTGGAACAGCGGGTCTTCATGCTCGTGTAGCTATTCCGGTTAAGGCTTTGAATAAAACTAGCTTTACAGAGAAGCAACAGGATGCAATGTTGATTACAACCGTGGGTAAAATTATCTTTAATGAGATTTTCCCGGCAAGCTTCCCGTACATCAATGACGCTACTCGTGCCAACCTGCTCTATGGTACTGCTGAAGAGTTCTTTGTTTACGATAAGGGTGTAAACCTCACTGAAGCCATCCAGAACGCTCCGCAAGCTAGTGGAGTGGGCAAGGATTACCTTGGTAATATCATCGCCCGTTGCTTTGAGATTTACCATACGACAGAAACTGCTGTGATTTTGGATAAAATCAAACAGCTTGGCTTTACGTATTCTACTCGTGCAGGTGTGACGGTTGCTGTGGCAGACGTAGTTGTACCTCAAGAGAAACAGGATATTCTTAAAGCGTCTGATGATAAAGCACAAGTCGTGACCAATCAGTACCGTCGTGGTCTGATTACGAACGAGGAACGCTATGATCGGATTATTGATATTTGGTCCAAGGCCAAAGACGATATTACAGACATTTTGATGAAATCCATGGATCGCTACAACTCTATCATGATGATGGTTGACTCCAAAGCGCGTGGTAACAAATCGCAGATTACCCAGCTTGGCGGTATGCGTGGACTGATGGCGAATCCATCGGGTCGTATTATCGAGCTCCCAATTAAATCGAATTTCCGTGAAGGTCTGACAGTACTCGAGTACTTCATCTCCACTCACGGAGCGCGTAAAGGTTTGGCGGATACAGCGTTACGTACGGCTGACTCCGGTTACCTGACTCGTCGTCTCGTTGATGTGGCACAAGATGTTATCGTGCGCGAAGATGACTGCGGAACGGATAAAGGCTTTACAGTAAGCCGCATCCAGGACGGTAAAGAAGTCATTGAGGACCTGTACGATCGTCTGGAAGGTCGTTATTGCTTCGAAACTGTACGTCATCCTGAGACGGGTGAGATCTTGGCTAGACGCAACGAATTGATTGACTCCAACAAAGCTGAGGCGATCGTCAAAGCTGGTGTGGATAAAGTTCAAATTCGTTCCGTGCTAAGCTGCCGTGCCAAACATGGCGTCTGCAAAAAATGTTACGGCCGTAATCTGGCTACTGGCAAACACGTTGAGATTGGTGAAGCGGTTGGTATTATCGCGGCTCAATCCATCGGTGAACCAGGGACACAGCTCACCATGCGTACGTTCCACACAGGTGGTGTAGCGGGCGACGATATCACACAAGGTTTGCCTCGTATCCAGGAGCTTTTTGAAGCACGTAATCCTAAAGGTCAGGCAACCATCAGTGAAATTGACGGTGTAGTTAAAGAAGTTCGTGAAGGGAAAGACCGTCGCGAAATCGACATTCAGGGTGAAGCTGAAACAAAAACCTATTCGGTCACTTATGGTTCACGTTTGCGCGTAAGCGAAGGCATGACTGTTGAAGCCGGGGACGAACTGACGGATGGTTCGATTGACCCTAAAGAAATGCTGCGTATTAAAGGTATTCGCGGGGTGCAGAACTATATCCTTCAGGAAGTTCAACGTGTATACCGGAACCAAGGTGTTGAAATCAACGACAAGCACGTAGAAGTTATGATTCGTCAAATGTTGCGTAAAATTCGTATCATTGATGCGGGTGACACAACACTACTTCCAGGTTCATTTGTGGATGTGCATGAGTATGAAAATGCAAACAAGATAGCGATTCTCAGCGGCCAAGAACCAGCGGTAGCCAAACCGGTTCTCCTTGGTATTACCAAGGCCTCTCTGGAAACGGACTCCTTCTTGTCAGCAGCTTCCTTCCAAGAAACTACTCGTGTCCTGACAGATGCAGCTATCAAAGGAAAAGTCGATCAGTTGCTTGGATTGAAAGAGAATGTAATTATCGGTAAATTGATCCCTGCGGGAACAGGTATGAATCGTTACCGTAGCGTGAAATTTGCCCAGCCTGAAGAGGGGCAATCCTCATCTGAGGAACTCGAACCCATTTCAGCTGAGTAG
- a CDS encoding ribosomal L7Ae/L30e/S12e/Gadd45 family protein produces the protein MSKEQGLQDAHVKIGTKQTIRMVEMGFASEVYVAEDADQRFTSNIIDLCNKHGVKVTLVDTMKNLGAACGIEVGAAMAAIVKQ, from the coding sequence ATGTCTAAAGAACAGGGACTGCAAGATGCTCATGTCAAAATCGGTACCAAACAAACCATTCGTATGGTAGAAATGGGCTTCGCCTCGGAAGTATATGTGGCAGAGGATGCAGATCAGCGTTTCACTTCCAACATCATTGATTTGTGCAACAAGCACGGGGTCAAAGTGACTCTCGTAGATACAATGAAAAATCTCGGAGCTGCATGCGGGATTGAAGTGGGAGCTGCGATGGCTGCTATCGTAAAACAATAG
- the rpsL gene encoding 30S ribosomal protein S12, translating into MPTINQLVRKGRQAKIEKSKSPALQKGFNALKREATDISAPQKRGVCTRVGTMTPKKPNSALRKYARVRLTNRVEVTAYIPGIGHNLQEHSVVLIRGGRVKDLPGVRYHIVRGALDTAGVNNRMQARSKYGAKRPKAKKS; encoded by the coding sequence ATGCCAACTATTAACCAACTGGTTCGTAAAGGACGTCAAGCCAAAATCGAGAAATCGAAATCACCGGCTTTGCAAAAAGGTTTTAATGCCTTGAAACGTGAAGCTACCGACATCAGTGCCCCGCAAAAACGCGGAGTTTGCACTCGTGTAGGTACTATGACTCCGAAAAAACCAAACTCCGCACTTCGTAAATATGCTCGTGTTCGCTTGACGAACCGTGTAGAGGTGACTGCTTACATTCCAGGTATTGGACATAACCTTCAAGAACACAGCGTAGTGCTGATTCGTGGCGGTCGTGTAAAAGACCTTCCGGGTGTGCGTTACCACATCGTTCGCGGTGCTTTGGATACTGCAGGCGTAAACAACCGCATGCAAGCTCGTTCCAAATACGGCGCAAAACGCCCTAAAGCTAAAAAATCCTAA
- the rpsG gene encoding 30S ribosomal protein S7, which translates to MPRKGPVTKRDVLPDPVYNSKLVTRLINRIMLDGKRGVAQSILYNAFKLIQERTGNDPMEVFEAAIKNIMPVLEVKARRVGGANYQVPIEVKPERRTSLGLRWLVNYSRNRGEKTMEERLAAEIIDASNNTGASVKKREDTHKMAEANKAFAHYRW; encoded by the coding sequence ATGCCACGCAAAGGTCCAGTTACCAAAAGAGACGTGTTGCCAGATCCGGTATACAACAGCAAGTTGGTTACTCGCTTGATCAACCGCATCATGCTCGACGGAAAACGAGGCGTTGCTCAAAGCATTCTGTATAATGCGTTCAAGCTTATCCAAGAACGTACGGGTAATGACCCGATGGAAGTATTTGAAGCAGCTATCAAGAATATCATGCCAGTCCTGGAAGTTAAAGCACGCCGTGTCGGCGGTGCCAACTACCAAGTACCAATCGAGGTAAAACCAGAAAGACGTACGTCCCTGGGATTACGTTGGCTCGTAAACTACTCCCGCAACCGCGGCGAGAAAACTATGGAAGAGCGTTTGGCGGCTGAGATTATCGATGCTTCCAACAACACAGGCGCTTCCGTGAAGAAACGTGAAGACACGCACAAAATGGCTGAAGCGAACAAAGCGTTTGCTCACTATCGTTGGTAG